The genomic segment AGATGGATCATCGAGGTGCCACGATGCGTTCCGCACTCGGCGCAGGCCTGGACACAGGCCTGGCAGCCGATGCAGCGTGACGGGTCGACGATGAAGACGGGTTCCATGCGTTCCCCCAGTGGTAGATGGTCCCATCGTACCCACTCAGGGAGAGAATCGACCTCGGCTCTTCGCCTGAAGTCCGCCTCAGGCCGGTTGCAGATGCGCTCGGTCAGCGCACCGAGAGGCCAAGATAGTGCCGCATCACGAGAAGCAGCGCGCCCACGTTCCCCACGTGCACGCAGGGCAGCGACAGCTCCCCCTCGGTGGTCGCCACCCGCATCATGCCGTCGACCACGCTGACCTCGACGATCTCAGCGGCGGGAATCACCGCCTCTCCCGAGACGAGGGTGAAGATCACAGCCCCCTCCTGCACACGAAGCGAAGAGCAGTTCGGGGTGTAGACGGGGAAGGCGAAATGGGATTGCGGGCGTGAGAGCTCCTCGCGGGCACGCTCCACCGTGCGCAAGGTCCAGCTGCGCTCGGCCGCGCGACAGAAATCGTAGAGCCGTGCCTTTCCCGGAGCGCGGGGGCGGCCGCCGTCGGGTGTCGCGGGACACCTGCGGGAGAACCGCAGCATCTCTGCGCCGTCATGGCCATGCCACGTGTACGCGAATGTGATGCGACCCGGTGCGTGCGCGATGTCGACCACCAGATCGCGCGCCTGATCGAAGCGGAACACCGCGATCGGAGGGCGTCGTGGCGGCCAGAACCGGAACCGCACATCACAGAGGGCCAGCCCTCGATCGCCCACATAGGTCACGACCCAGCGAACCCCCATCGAACGCCACGTCGCCAGCATGGCGATGAGCACTGCAGGGATCCAGCGCAGCAGCTCGGTTCCAAGCGACGGGGCGAGCTCGTACCTGCGAAGGAACCAGGTCGACACGCCCCACGCCATCGCCCCCAGAAGAGCCGAGAGCGCCAGCGCACGCAAGAGGCGCTGAGCCAGGCCGTCACGCCCGACGCGCGCCGAGGAGGCGGCCGAGCGCACCGTTCCGATCTCTGGCGGGGGCGCAACGAACAGCAGCGCATCGTCGGCAAGCGGATCGCCGTGATGATCCTCCGAGATCCGGGAAGGCGCGGGCGGAGGCGCTGCAGCTTCCTTCGTCGGCGCGGCGGCGGGCGCGGAACGCCCCTCCCCCTGCGCGTCGAGCGCCGCGGGCCAGGCCGGCGGAGGCGTGGATGACACCGATGGGTCACGGGGCACGACCGGAACGAAGACGTTCGACGGCACCGGAAGGCGCACGGGAACCGTCGGAGGATCGATCAGCTTCCTGGATGCGCCGGGCAGCACGGTCTCCTCGCCCGCAAACGGTCTCTCCCCCCCCTCTGCATCGGCTTCGGCCCGATCGAGGAGCGCCCGGGCCTCGCGGATGGAGACCCGTACCGTGTTCGGAACCTGCAAGGGAGGAGGCCCTGCGTCGAGGCGCACCAGCACCGTGGGGGCAGGGTCCATCGGGGGCACGGCGTCGTCGGAAGGTGCCGGCGGCGCGACCTCTTCAGCGGGCACGGCTGCTGGGGCTTCCTCAGCGATGCCCGGCGCGCCGCACTGCATGCAGAAGCGATGGCCCTCAGCCAGGATGGCGGAGCACGCGGCGCACGCTCGGCTCGAGGCGTCGTGGCTCATGCCACGCCTCGCTTCGCCGTGCGGTCGCCCCACCAGGCGGTGACAATCCAGATGAAGGCGCCGGCGGCGAGCGCCACAGGCACGATGAGCACAGCCAGGGCCAGCGATCGCGTAAAATCGGACAGACCGCCGATGAGCACGGGCGAGAGCGCGTCCCCGAACAGGTGAATCGCCAGCGTGGTGGCCGCCAGCGCGCTGGCCCGCATGTCGGGCGACACCACGTTCACGATGAGGGTGTTGATGGGGCCGGTCGATGCGAACACGAGCAAGGCCGAGATGAAGATGGCAGCCAGGTAGACCCGCGAATCAGTGGCGCGCAAGGCGATGATAGTGGAAGGAACGGCCAGGAGACTCGTGATCCCCGACACCCACAGGTACGACAAGGGGGTGCGCCGCACGAAGGCGTCTCCGAGCCAGCCCCCGGCCAGCGTGCCGACCAGGCCGCTCACCGCCATGACGGCGCCCACGATCTCGGCCGCATTCTCGAGATGGCGCTCGCGCAACAGGAACGTGGGCAACCACACCGCCAGGCCGCCGATGGCAAACGTCCCCGCGGCGTACCCCGCCACCGTGAGCACAAAGAGACGGTTGCGCAGCAGTGCGCCGTAGATCGACGAGACCCCTTCCGCCGCAGCACCTGCCCCGTCATCTTCTTCACCCTGGGCACCCCGCTGAGGGTCAGGCAGGCGCATGGCGAGGAAGGCGAGCACGATGCCCGGGATGGCCGTGAGCAGAAAGGCGTGGCGCCATCCCCAGTGCGACCCCACGGCCCCACCGACGAGGTAGCCGAGCGCTGAACCGATGGGCACTGCCGCGTAGAAGACCGAGAAGACCCGACCTCTCACCTCTGGCGAGAACGCGTCTGAGAGAACGGCTGGCGCAATGGTGCCATAGGCGGCCTCTCCCACGCCCACGAACATGCGCGTGACCAGCAGCATCCCGAAGGTGGGCACGATGCCGGACGACGCGGTGGCAAGGCTCCACACAACAACACCAAAACCGATGAGCGCGGTGCGCGAGCGGGTGTCGCCGAGCCAGCCGAACACGGGCGAGAGCACCATGAAGACCACCACGAAGGCCGTCGTGAGAAGGCCGAGCTGGCTGTCATCGAGCCTCATGTCGTGCCGGATGGTCTCCTGCACCGCCGGCACGACGTAGCGATCGAGGTAGTTCACGAGATTCAGCCCCGTGAGAACGGCAAGCACGGCCCAGGCCTGGCCGCGAGAGATGCCGGGGGGGCGAGCGAGCCCATCGGTTGACATTGCGTGCGTCTACCACACGACCTGACTCGTCTCCTGGAGGGGGGGCGTTCAGCAGGGACGCCTTGTCGACCGAGCAGGCCCTCCCCAGGCCCGGTCGAAAGGACATGGAATGCTGCGAACCGCCTTCGTGCGCCTGCTCCGGCCCGTGCTCCACG from the Pseudomonadota bacterium genome contains:
- a CDS encoding 4Fe-4S dicluster domain-containing protein: MEPVFIVDPSRCIGCQACVQACAECGTHRGTSMIHLEYVDRASSVQTAPQVCMHCESPTCALVCPADAI
- a CDS encoding MFS transporter, with amino-acid sequence MSTDGLARPPGISRGQAWAVLAVLTGLNLVNYLDRYVVPAVQETIRHDMRLDDSQLGLLTTAFVVVFMVLSPVFGWLGDTRSRTALIGFGVVVWSLATASSGIVPTFGMLLVTRMFVGVGEAAYGTIAPAVLSDAFSPEVRGRVFSVFYAAVPIGSALGYLVGGAVGSHWGWRHAFLLTAIPGIVLAFLAMRLPDPQRGAQGEEDDGAGAAAEGVSSIYGALLRNRLFVLTVAGYAAGTFAIGGLAVWLPTFLLRERHLENAAEIVGAVMAVSGLVGTLAGGWLGDAFVRRTPLSYLWVSGITSLLAVPSTIIALRATDSRVYLAAIFISALLVFASTGPINTLIVNVVSPDMRASALAATTLAIHLFGDALSPVLIGGLSDFTRSLALAVLIVPVALAAGAFIWIVTAWWGDRTAKRGVA